One Camelina sativa cultivar DH55 chromosome 3, Cs, whole genome shotgun sequence genomic window carries:
- the LOC104776093 gene encoding probable purine permease 14, which produces MAQNQQPIFQTKPPEQFVQIPINIERDSSTARMNHTGNSNQKPNHWPTITISIIFVIIGQSIAKLLENFYYDKINRSEYDENRQSDGVWTQSLLQTVGFPLLLIPFFIFITKNKRNHHQQPPITSDSIHLKSLAVIYICIGIVMSVQGRLSAMGKLEIPFGVFTLIYTTQLFFTPIFAAFINKIKFNRWVVISVILAIVTGALTLSASFGGEPDEAEENYAKGSWAALFAGICFSLLLCNIQNVFDNYIFKRTESTNKKPSFASVFEVIIFSSLVATIISVVGLLIAGEQHDLKREMNGFSKGKGSYVMAMVGQAVSWQIYWVGIVGLVYSVSSVLSNVISVITWPIVSVLVVIFFNFMDDEFDAFKGVALVTAVLSAVAYFIRLHKENRMAN; this is translated from the exons ATGGCTCAGAATCAACAACCAATTTTTCAGACCAAGCCACCAG AACAATTCGTGCAGATACCAATCAACATCGAGCGTGATTCTTCAACCGCACGCATGAACCACACCGGAAACTCGAACCAGAAACCAAACCACTGGCCAACGATCACCATCTCGATCATCTTCGTCATAATCGGTCAATCCATAGCAAAACTCCTCGAGAACTTTTACTACGACAAAATCAACCGAAGCGAATACGACGAGAACCGTCAAAGCGACGGCGTTTGGACTCAGTCACTTCTCCAAACTGTTGGTTTCCCTCTGCTTCTCAtccctttcttcatcttcatcaccaagAACAAACGCAACCATCACCAACAACCTCCGATCACTTCCGATTCAATCCACTTAAAATCCTTAGCCGTGATCTACATTTGCATCGGGATCGTCATGTCGGTTCAAGGAAGACTCTCAGCCATGGGAAAGCTCGAGATCCCATTTGGTGTTTTCACTCTGATCTACACAACACAGCTCTTCTTCACTCCCATCTTCGCAGCTTTTATCAACAAGATCAAATTCAACCGATGGGTTGTTATCTCTGTGATCTTAGCTATCGTCACCGGAGCACTTACTCTGTCCGCTTCATTCGGCGGCGAGCCAGATGAAGCAGAGGAGAATTACGCTAAAGGCTCATGGGCTGCTCTGTTCGCCGGAATCTgcttctctctccttctctgtAACATCCAAAACGTCTTCGATAATTACATCTTCAAACGAACCGAGTCGACCAATAAAAAACCGAGCTTTGCCTCTGTTTTCgaagtcatcatcttctcttcccTCGTCGCTACGATCATCTCCGTCGTGGGTCTGCTTATCGCTGGCGAGCAACACGATTTGAAGAGGGAGATGAATGGGTTCTCGAAAGGAAAAGGCTCGTACGTGATGGCTATGGTTGGTCAGGCTGTTTCGTGGCAGATCTATTGGGTTGGGATCGTGGGACTTGTCTACTCTGTCTCGAGCGTGTTGTCGAATGTGATCAGTGTCATTACGTGGCCGATCGTGTCGGTTCTTGTGGtgatcttcttcaacttcatggATGATGAGTTCGATGCTTTCAAAGGTGTTGCCTTGGTTACTGCCGTCTTGAGCGCCGTCGCTTATTTCATTAGGCTTCACAAAGAGAATCGTATGGcaaattaa
- the LOC104776094 gene encoding probable purine permease 14 — protein MAKNHQLVQTKAQEKIVHIPINMEHDSTTLINQTGNSNQKSNHWPTIILCIVFVITGQSIDKILENFYYDQLQRMDYNSNRQNDGVWTQSLLQTVGFPLLLVPLYIFTTKKHNQQQPPITSSDPSTTRLVLSFSGCIGMLLAGHGSLSGKGKLDIPFRVFTLIYTTQLFFTPVFAAFINKTKFNRWIIISLILAIATGTLTSFSSSFGGKPDKTEESYAKGSWPALLSGVYFSLVLCTIENVFRRTESTTRKQSFSSVFLVVISSSFVATVISVVGLLIYGEKHDLKREMNEFLKGKGAYVMTMVVQAVSWQIYWVGIVGLVFSVSSVLSNVISVITSPIVSVLVVIFFNFMNDEFDVFKGVALITAALSAAAYLYRFHKENRN, from the exons ATGGCCAAAAATCATCAGCTAGTTCAAACCAAAGCACAAG AAAAAATTGTGCATATACCAATCAATATGGAGCACGATTCAACAACACTCATAAACCAAACAGGAAACTCAAACCAGAAATCCAACCATTGGCCAACAATTATCCTCTGCATCGTCTTCGTTATCACTGGTCAATCCATAGACAAAATCCTCGAAAACTTCTACTATGACCAGCTCCAACGAATGGACTACAACTCAAACCGCCAAAACGACGGCGTATGGACTCAATCTCTCCTCCAAACCGTTGGATTCCCTCTCCTCCTCGTCCCTTTATATATCTTCACCACCAAgaaacacaaccaacaacaacctCCGATCACCTCCTCCGATCCATCCACAACAAGATTAGTACTTTCTTTCTCCGGTTGCATTGGAATGCTCTTGGCGGGTCATGGGAGTCTCTCCGGTAAGGGAAAGCTCGATATCCCCTTTAGGGTATTCACTCTTATCTACACAACACAGCTCTTCTTCACACCTGTTTTCGCCGCCTtcatcaacaaaaccaaattcaatCGATGGATCATCATCTCCTTGATCTTGGCAATCGCCACCGGAACTCTcacttccttctcctcctcatTCGGCGGCAAGCCAGATAAAACAGAGGAGAGTTACGCAAAAGGCTCATGGCCAGCTCTTTTATCCGGCGTTTACTTCTCACTCGTCCTCTGTACTATAGAAAACGTCTTCAGACGTACCGAATCAACCACTAGAAAACAGagcttctcctctgtttttctagtcgtaatctcctcctccttcgtCGCTACAGTCATCTCCGTCGTCGGTTTACTGATCTACGGAGAGAAACACGATTTGAAGAGGGAAATGAACGAATTCTTGAAGGGGAAAGGTGCGTACGTGATGACTATGGTGGTTCAAGCTGTTTCGTGGCAGATCTACTGGGTCGGGATCGTGGGACTCGTTTTCTCCGTCTCGAGCGTTTTATCAAATGTGATCAGCGTTATTACGTCGCCGATCGTGTCGGTTCTGGTGgtcatcttcttcaatttcatGAACGATGAGTTTGATGTCTTCAAAGGTGTCGCCTTGATCACGGCTGCTTTGAGCGCCGCAGCTTACTTATATAGGTTTCACAAAGAGAATCGTAACTAA
- the LOC104778788 gene encoding probable purine permease 14, giving the protein MFHNSEPTISXSSDPSTTRLVLSFSGCIGMLLAGHGSLSGKGKLDIPFRVFTLIYTTQLFFTPVFAAFINKTKFNRWIIISLILAIATGTLTSFSSSFGGKPDKTEESYAKGSWPALLSGVYFSLVLCTIENVFRRTESTTRKQSFSSVFLVVISSSFVATVISVVGLLIYGEKHDLKREMNEFLKGKGAYVMTMVVQAVSWQIYWVGIVGLVFSVSSVLSNVISVITSPIVSVLVVIFFNFMNDEFDVFKGVALITAALSAAAYLYRFHKENRN; this is encoded by the coding sequence ATGTTCCATAACTCAGAACCAACCATCTCCNCCTCCTCCGATCCATCCACAACAAGATTAGTACTTTCTTTCTCCGGTTGCATTGGAATGCTCTTGGCGGGTCATGGGAGTCTCTCCGGTAAGGGAAAGCTCGATATCCCCTTTAGGGTATTCACTCTTATCTACACAACACAGCTCTTCTTCACACCTGTTTTCGCCGCCTtcatcaacaaaaccaaattcaatCGATGGATCATCATCTCCTTGATCTTGGCAATCGCCACCGGAACTCTcacttccttctcctcctcatTCGGCGGCAAGCCAGATAAAACAGAGGAGAGTTACGCAAAAGGCTCATGGCCAGCTCTTTTATCCGGCGTTTACTTCTCACTCGTCCTCTGTACTATAGAAAACGTCTTCAGACGTACCGAATCAACCACTAGAAAACAGagcttctcctctgtttttctagtcgtaatctcctcctccttcgtCGCTACAGTCATCTCCGTCGTCGGTTTACTGATCTACGGAGAGAAACACGATTTGAAGAGGGAAATGAACGAATTCTTGAAGGGGAAAGGTGCGTACGTGATGACTATGGTGGTTCAAGCTGTTTCGTGGCAGATCTACTGGGTCGGGATCGTGGGACTCGTTTTCTCCGTCTCGAGCGTTTTATCAAATGTGATCAGCGTTATTACGTCGCCGATCGTGTCGGTTCTGGTGgtcatcttcttcaatttcatGAACGATGAGTTTGATGTCTTCAAAGGTGTCGCCTTGATCACGGCTGCTTTGAGCGCCGCAGCTTACTTATATAGGTTTCACAAAGAGAATCGTAACTAA